Proteins from a genomic interval of Acidobacteriota bacterium:
- a CDS encoding GAF domain-containing protein: MEQLKRILDTVTQQPKEDVRYADVLREVIAILHANLMALHGVKEDEVAILLIDKRQHLKFYRPSYLEKTGSIPMAYTRSFVTKALQTGKAMLDNRFSSTPHLGVFEEIKRNNPNFLPIQKIMCVPLVTSDRKVFGAVEVSRKGERLESAGPDWTADEMDTIVRQLASIADQFYRVYKLADTAE; the protein is encoded by the coding sequence ATGGAACAACTGAAGCGCATCCTGGACACCGTCACCCAGCAACCCAAAGAGGACGTCCGGTACGCCGACGTCCTGCGTGAGGTGATCGCCATCCTCCACGCCAACCTGATGGCCCTGCACGGCGTCAAGGAAGACGAGGTGGCCATCTTGCTCATCGACAAACGGCAGCATCTCAAGTTCTATCGGCCCAGCTACCTGGAGAAGACCGGCTCCATCCCGATGGCTTACACCCGCTCGTTCGTGACCAAGGCGCTGCAGACGGGCAAGGCCATGCTGGACAACCGGTTTTCCTCAACCCCGCACCTGGGCGTCTTCGAGGAAATCAAGCGAAACAACCCGAACTTCCTGCCCATCCAGAAAATCATGTGCGTGCCGCTGGTGACCTCGGACCGGAAGGTGTTCGGCGCCGTGGAGGTCAGCCGAAAGGGCGAGCGGCTGGAATCCGCCGGCCCCGACTGGACCGCCGACGAGATGGACACCATCGTGCGGCAGCTGGCCTCGATCGCCGACCAGTTCTACCGGGTGTACAAGCTGGCCGACACGGCCGAGTGA
- a CDS encoding tetratricopeptide repeat protein, with translation MTQCPSCKAELTAGTRFCTSCGQPVPPAGPAASPDAKTVMAAAATRTASPGDGEKTEMVIPEGVKAAPDQATEMMTRATPAPSATPAPTAAGGAKDDISKIFETSGVCPNCYATLKKGASQCAECGYRLTGTFCPRCNAQLPDDAKSCPACKWSETSPGTWVPGVAAVPVSAGTIPPGTVPPGPAMGQTVMTPPPAAPALGQTVAAGTAYAPPPAAAPLAQTTYAAPPAAPSPVPAAKKGFPVVLVLVIGLFLLGILAVGGWFGWRYWQQRQAATTTGTAGSGSTAGGTQSTGGSQTGGTGTTMQGFGSEAGAGENLLQQARTYMDSGDYTRALAKVQQHLQDNPGDADAHTLAGQACRALGQADEAIRHFQTALSIQPDNGALRLELGKLYTAGGFSDKAIENYREAVRLLPDNPEPQWCLVQELQKSGDADSARREAEQYVSRYPAGPNRSDADALLTQGQRTRGGRTSAGSTTGGTTAGGATYTGRTTDASRDQSGGSGGSGGFVQPPPPSPYVTVILDGSALNLPGKVAEVTVSFAGIQQRFTSSATARLDNVEKGSHAYNVVVTYVLSSTGEKEFTYSGSGTLLIRYQDQKIRVRRIGERILMD, from the coding sequence ATGACCCAGTGTCCCTCCTGTAAGGCCGAACTCACAGCCGGCACGCGCTTTTGCACATCGTGCGGCCAGCCGGTGCCTCCAGCCGGTCCCGCCGCGTCTCCGGACGCGAAAACCGTCATGGCCGCCGCGGCCACCCGGACCGCGTCGCCCGGAGACGGCGAAAAGACCGAGATGGTGATCCCGGAAGGGGTCAAGGCCGCGCCGGATCAGGCCACCGAGATGATGACCCGCGCCACCCCTGCTCCATCCGCCACCCCGGCCCCGACGGCCGCCGGCGGCGCCAAGGATGACATCTCCAAGATTTTCGAGACATCGGGTGTCTGCCCCAATTGTTACGCCACGTTGAAGAAGGGCGCCAGCCAGTGTGCCGAATGCGGCTACCGTCTCACCGGCACGTTCTGCCCGCGGTGCAACGCCCAGTTGCCGGACGACGCCAAGTCATGCCCCGCGTGCAAGTGGTCGGAAACTTCTCCCGGCACCTGGGTGCCGGGTGTCGCGGCGGTACCCGTCTCGGCCGGCACCATCCCGCCGGGTACCGTGCCGCCGGGGCCGGCAATGGGCCAAACCGTGATGACGCCGCCCCCCGCCGCGCCCGCCCTCGGCCAGACGGTGGCGGCAGGGACCGCCTACGCGCCGCCCCCCGCGGCAGCGCCCCTGGCACAGACAACGTATGCCGCCCCGCCGGCGGCGCCGTCGCCGGTTCCCGCCGCCAAGAAGGGGTTTCCCGTCGTGCTGGTGCTGGTCATCGGGCTGTTCTTGCTTGGTATCCTGGCCGTCGGCGGCTGGTTCGGCTGGCGCTACTGGCAGCAGCGTCAGGCTGCAACGACGACCGGCACGGCAGGGTCCGGCAGCACGGCAGGCGGCACCCAGTCCACCGGTGGATCGCAGACCGGCGGCACGGGCACCACGATGCAGGGATTCGGCAGCGAGGCCGGCGCGGGCGAGAACCTGCTGCAGCAGGCCCGGACCTACATGGACAGCGGCGATTACACCCGCGCGCTGGCCAAGGTTCAGCAGCACCTGCAGGACAATCCCGGCGACGCCGACGCGCACACGCTGGCCGGCCAGGCCTGCCGCGCACTGGGTCAGGCCGATGAGGCGATCCGCCACTTCCAGACGGCGCTCAGCATCCAGCCCGACAACGGCGCGCTTCGCCTGGAGCTGGGCAAGCTGTACACCGCCGGCGGTTTTTCCGACAAGGCCATTGAAAATTACCGCGAGGCGGTCCGCCTGCTGCCCGACAATCCGGAACCGCAGTGGTGCCTGGTGCAGGAGCTGCAGAAATCCGGCGACGCCGACAGCGCCCGCCGGGAAGCCGAGCAATATGTCAGCCGCTACCCGGCCGGGCCCAACCGGAGTGACGCCGACGCCCTCCTGACTCAGGGCCAGCGGACGCGCGGCGGCCGGACCAGCGCCGGCTCCACCACGGGCGGCACGACGGCCGGCGGCGCCACCTACACCGGCCGCACGACTGACGCCTCCCGTGACCAGTCCGGCGGCTCCGGCGGCTCCGGCGGCTTCGTGCAACCGCCGCCGCCGTCGCCGTACGTCACCGTCATTCTCGACGGCTCCGCGCTGAACCTGCCGGGCAAGGTGGCCGAGGTCACCGTCAGCTTCGCCGGCATCCAGCAGCGGTTCACCAGCAGCGCCACCGCCCGGCTGGACAACGTGGAGAAAGGCAGCCACGCCTACAACGTGGTGGTGACCTATGTCCTTTCCTCAACCGGCGAGAAGGAGTTTACGTACAGCGGCAGCGGTACTCTGTTGATCCGCTATCAGGACCAGAAGATCCGGGTCCGCCGGATCGGCGAGCGCATCTTGATGGATTGA
- the waaF gene encoding lipopolysaccharide heptosyltransferase II produces MTATETLIVRTTNWLGDTVMALPALRELRRLRPAARLVVAARAGVAGFYRWAPEVDEVITLPSEAGRTRRRAFLGGCREIRRRRPSLYVCLPNSFESALMGRIAGVPERAGYRTEGRGFLLTHGAAVPTELHRRHQVYYYLHLLHAVGLSPVDYLRDPEFKPDLRLRRTPAMEAVSRRFFEAEGIGADGPVMGVHAGAFYGSAKRWFPERFAALIRELRSDLPLTVVLFGSPAEQPLADAIAAAVGGDRLHNLCGRTTLDELVPLIGSCHLFVSNDSGPMHVAAAFQIPQLALFGSTDPVATGPFSPRAVVVKKPVECSPCFLRECPLDLRCFKAITVEEVVRRGRELIYREYSSDK; encoded by the coding sequence ATGACGGCGACGGAAACCCTGATTGTACGGACTACCAACTGGCTGGGAGACACGGTGATGGCCCTGCCGGCGCTGCGCGAGTTGCGCCGGCTCCGGCCGGCCGCCCGGCTGGTGGTGGCGGCACGGGCGGGGGTGGCCGGTTTCTACCGCTGGGCGCCCGAGGTGGACGAGGTCATCACCCTGCCTTCCGAAGCCGGCCGGACCCGGCGGCGGGCTTTCCTGGGCGGGTGTCGCGAGATCCGCCGCCGGCGTCCGTCGCTGTACGTCTGCCTGCCCAATTCGTTCGAATCCGCCCTGATGGGGCGGATCGCCGGGGTGCCGGAACGGGCGGGGTACCGCACCGAGGGGCGGGGTTTCCTCCTGACGCACGGTGCCGCGGTTCCCACCGAGCTGCACCGGCGGCACCAGGTATATTACTATCTCCACCTGTTGCATGCCGTCGGCCTGTCGCCCGTTGATTATCTCCGCGATCCGGAGTTCAAGCCCGACCTGCGGTTGCGACGGACGCCGGCGATGGAGGCCGTCAGCCGGCGCTTCTTCGAGGCGGAGGGTATCGGTGCCGACGGGCCCGTGATGGGCGTGCACGCGGGCGCCTTTTACGGTTCGGCCAAGCGGTGGTTTCCCGAACGCTTCGCCGCGCTCATCCGGGAGCTGCGATCCGACCTGCCGCTGACCGTCGTGTTGTTCGGATCACCCGCGGAGCAGCCACTCGCGGACGCGATCGCCGCGGCCGTCGGCGGCGACCGCCTCCACAACCTGTGCGGCCGGACCACCCTGGACGAACTGGTCCCGCTGATCGGCAGTTGCCATCTGTTTGTGTCCAACGACTCGGGGCCGATGCACGTGGCCGCGGCATTCCAGATCCCGCAGCTGGCGCTGTTCGGGTCCACCGACCCAGTGGCCACCGGACCGTTTTCCCCGCGGGCGGTGGTGGTAAAGAAACCGGTGGAATGCAGCCCCTGCTTTCTCCGGGAATGCCCGCTGGACCTGCGCTGCTTCAAGGCGATCACCGTGGAGGAGGTGGTCCGGCGCGGCCGCGAACTCATTTACAGGGAATATTCCTCCGACAAATAG